The proteins below are encoded in one region of Bacillus vallismortis:
- the sbcC gene encoding exonuclease subunit SbcC has product MKPIALSIKGLHSFREEQTIDFEGLSGAGVFGIFGPTGSGKSSILDAMTLALYGKVERAANNTHGILNHAEDTLSVSFTFALQTNHQISYKVERVFKRTDEMKVKTALCRFIEIKDEHKVLADKAGEVNKRVEELLGLTIDDFTRAVVLPQGKFAEFLSLKGAERRHMLQRLFHLEQYGDRLVKKLRRQAQEANARKNEMLAEQSGLGEASSEAVEQAEKALEQAEAQLETMKKNRDQAKERFTEHQEIWNVQKEQSAYEEEKRRLEEEQPHVDSMQKRLLKAETAAALKPYADRYAEAIQQEEKAAKEQTLAEKDLADRTVFCHQKHEEYEAWRRHKSEKEPELLTEQEQLSRLQEIEIKLSEAKQEEERKKAELQQKEESLQSVVNELETVTDRLSRGQNRQTELKQQLKSLQVTSDERKSCQQAAEMALRIRQTEEQIRKEKKRSDALNLVLQKMNEEKSTLVHKTEAEKNNIIQAYEAVQTVYHMVCEAERSLTRMTEQGKKRQQTLHAQREKARMALLTKELSEKLTAGKPCPVCGSTYHDPSASAHETYELDGNLEEDIKQTDVILTEAASLSQEILSAKITLEEQSARFIEQCPFLQTIQASNLEAAASYENQPVYEAFETAQLEWKRVKQDILSVKTRMAQMISAYQESLKKAEQLNEKIGFEKREADRIESIIAELRSSMDSRMKQFNEAFGDQSVDEAEKWQQAIEEKDRAAEECEKRIEKSIAFLSEHEAQKEKLRESGHQLEREKLELHYAAERIKSVIADYEHELGDYAKGDSIEIKLRSVQQDLKLLKEKEQSLYEELQSAQTMLNQANSRASASALTLKEAKDSLEKAEAAWLEHAKSTCFTRTEEVERSLIPADELDKIKTRIDQFMDKRKQNAANLKRVAEILADRALSEGEWSKTVTALQEAEDAFGAAIEEKGAAAKALAVIRDHHKRFNEIEAELKKWQTHIDRLDKLQAVFKGNTFVEFLAEEQLESVARDASARLGMLTRQRYAIEVDSEGGFVMRDDANGGVKRPVSSLSGGETFLTSLSLALALSAQIQLRGEYPLQFFFLDEGFGTLDQDLLDTVVTALEKMQSDNLSVGVISHVQELRARLPKKLIVHPAEPTGRGTRVSLELM; this is encoded by the coding sequence ATGAAGCCGATCGCCTTAAGCATTAAAGGGCTCCACAGCTTTAGAGAGGAGCAGACGATAGATTTTGAAGGTCTTTCCGGTGCCGGGGTTTTCGGCATTTTCGGCCCGACGGGAAGCGGCAAATCCTCTATCCTCGACGCAATGACGCTTGCTTTATACGGAAAGGTGGAGCGGGCGGCAAATAATACACACGGCATCTTAAACCATGCGGAAGATACGCTTTCTGTTTCCTTTACCTTTGCGCTTCAAACGAACCATCAAATCTCTTACAAAGTCGAGCGCGTGTTTAAGAGAACCGATGAGATGAAGGTGAAAACAGCACTTTGCCGCTTCATCGAAATCAAAGACGAGCATAAGGTGCTGGCTGATAAGGCCGGCGAAGTGAATAAAAGAGTGGAGGAGCTTTTGGGGCTGACGATCGACGACTTTACAAGAGCGGTGGTGCTGCCTCAAGGGAAATTTGCCGAATTTCTGTCTTTAAAGGGAGCGGAGCGCAGGCATATGCTTCAGCGTTTATTTCATTTGGAGCAGTATGGAGACCGGCTGGTGAAAAAGCTGAGACGGCAGGCGCAGGAAGCCAACGCGAGAAAAAATGAAATGCTTGCTGAACAGTCCGGTCTCGGCGAGGCGAGTTCAGAAGCGGTTGAGCAGGCGGAAAAGGCTCTCGAACAAGCCGAAGCCCAGTTGGAAACGATGAAGAAAAATCGTGATCAGGCAAAAGAGCGGTTTACAGAACATCAGGAAATTTGGAATGTCCAAAAGGAACAATCAGCTTATGAAGAAGAGAAAAGACGTCTCGAAGAAGAACAGCCGCACGTAGACAGCATGCAAAAACGCCTGCTGAAAGCAGAAACAGCCGCAGCACTGAAGCCCTATGCGGACCGGTACGCAGAAGCGATCCAGCAAGAGGAGAAGGCTGCAAAGGAACAAACGCTTGCCGAAAAGGATTTAGCAGACCGGACAGTGTTCTGTCATCAAAAACATGAAGAGTATGAAGCGTGGCGCAGGCATAAAAGCGAGAAAGAGCCTGAGCTTTTAACCGAGCAGGAGCAGCTTTCCCGTTTGCAGGAGATCGAAATCAAACTGAGTGAGGCCAAGCAAGAGGAAGAACGCAAAAAGGCTGAACTCCAGCAGAAAGAAGAGTCCCTTCAATCTGTCGTGAATGAATTGGAGACTGTAACAGACCGTCTGTCACGAGGGCAAAACAGACAGACGGAATTGAAGCAGCAGCTCAAATCCCTGCAGGTGACTTCCGATGAGCGAAAAAGCTGCCAGCAGGCCGCAGAAATGGCATTGCGCATCAGGCAGACTGAAGAGCAAATCAGAAAAGAGAAAAAACGAAGTGACGCATTAAACCTCGTGCTGCAGAAGATGAATGAGGAGAAGAGTACACTCGTTCATAAGACGGAAGCGGAAAAAAACAACATCATTCAGGCATATGAGGCTGTACAAACTGTGTACCATATGGTGTGCGAGGCGGAACGTTCGTTAACGCGTATGACAGAGCAGGGGAAAAAGAGACAGCAAACGCTTCACGCGCAGCGTGAAAAAGCGAGAATGGCGCTGCTTACAAAAGAATTGTCTGAAAAACTGACCGCTGGAAAGCCCTGTCCAGTCTGCGGTTCAACCTATCATGATCCATCTGCCTCAGCGCATGAAACATATGAGCTTGACGGCAATCTTGAAGAGGACATCAAACAGACGGATGTGATTTTGACGGAAGCTGCATCTCTAAGCCAGGAGATTCTTTCAGCCAAAATCACGCTTGAAGAACAATCCGCGCGGTTTATTGAACAGTGTCCGTTTTTGCAAACGATTCAAGCATCGAACCTTGAAGCGGCAGCTTCTTACGAGAATCAGCCGGTGTATGAAGCTTTTGAAACTGCCCAATTAGAATGGAAGCGAGTCAAGCAGGATATTCTATCTGTTAAAACACGAATGGCTCAAATGATCAGCGCCTATCAGGAGTCTTTAAAAAAGGCCGAGCAGCTTAATGAAAAGATCGGTTTTGAAAAAAGAGAGGCTGACCGCATTGAAAGCATCATCGCCGAACTTCGGTCCTCAATGGACAGCCGTATGAAACAATTTAACGAAGCGTTTGGGGATCAATCGGTGGATGAAGCGGAAAAATGGCAACAAGCCATCGAAGAAAAAGACCGGGCTGCAGAAGAATGCGAGAAGCGAATTGAGAAGAGCATCGCGTTTCTTTCAGAACATGAAGCACAAAAGGAAAAGCTGCGGGAGTCGGGACACCAGCTTGAACGGGAAAAGCTGGAGCTTCATTATGCGGCTGAACGCATCAAAAGTGTGATCGCGGATTATGAGCACGAACTCGGAGATTACGCAAAAGGAGACTCAATCGAGATCAAACTTCGCTCTGTCCAGCAGGATCTAAAGCTGTTAAAGGAGAAAGAGCAATCTCTATATGAAGAACTCCAAAGCGCCCAAACGATGCTGAATCAGGCGAACAGCCGCGCTTCAGCAAGCGCGCTCACCTTGAAAGAGGCGAAGGACAGCTTGGAAAAAGCGGAAGCCGCTTGGCTTGAGCATGCGAAAAGCACCTGCTTTACCCGGACTGAAGAGGTGGAGCGAAGCCTTATCCCAGCCGATGAGCTTGACAAGATAAAAACCAGAATCGACCAGTTTATGGATAAAAGGAAGCAGAATGCCGCAAACTTAAAACGTGTAGCAGAGATACTTGCCGACCGTGCCTTGTCAGAGGGCGAATGGAGCAAAACCGTTACAGCATTACAAGAAGCCGAGGACGCATTTGGCGCTGCGATAGAAGAAAAAGGCGCGGCTGCGAAAGCGCTGGCCGTCATTCGCGACCATCATAAACGGTTTAACGAAATTGAAGCTGAATTGAAGAAATGGCAGACGCATATCGACAGGCTGGACAAGCTGCAAGCAGTGTTTAAAGGCAATACCTTTGTCGAATTTTTAGCTGAAGAGCAGCTTGAAAGCGTTGCGAGGGACGCATCAGCAAGACTTGGCATGCTGACGAGACAGCGCTATGCCATCGAAGTGGATTCAGAAGGCGGATTTGTGATGCGCGATGACGCGAATGGAGGCGTCAAACGACCAGTATCCAGCTTGTCTGGAGGAGAGACGTTCCTCACCTCGCTTTCTCTCGCTCTTGCGCTGTCTGCGCAGATCCAGCTTCGCGGGGAATACCCGCTGCAGTTCTTTTTCTTAGATGAAGGGTTCGGCACTCTGGATCAAGATCTGCTGGATACGGTTGTGACAGCCTTGGAAAAAATGCAGTCAGACAATCTGTCTGTCGGTGTGATCAGCCATGTGCAGGAACTGCGGGCACGGCTTCCGAAAAAGCTGATCGTTCATCCGGCTGAACCGACCGGCCGCGGTACACGGGTATCACTTGAGTTGATGTAA
- the sbcD gene encoding exonuclease subunit SbcD → MRILHTADWHLGKTLEGRSRLSEQADVLDELNTIVKEEQVDAIVMAGDAFDTVNPPALAEQLFYESLSALSDRGKRPIVVIAGNHDNPDRLSAASPLTHENGIYLIGYPTTEPLHIEVPSAGELLAVGALAYPSEARLNEVLSDTFDEKLLRDHYDVKIRQAFEHMTSRFRNDAVKVAASHIYVAGGNQTDSERPIEVGGAYTVAAESLPADAAYVALGHLHRPQTIKRARTLARYSGSPLAYSFSEAGYAKSVTIVDAKPGEEASWHEVLLSSGKPLVKWKAANGLSEVYSWLDEGRDQNAWIDLEIRVADQLSLEEIHRLRKAHPGFIHIRPVFEEQNKDRERVEVKHVSIEDRFKTFYEKQTGGAVPDEEMVKLFLELASGVEEEDAT, encoded by the coding sequence TTGCGGATTTTACATACGGCGGACTGGCATCTTGGAAAAACGCTAGAGGGAAGAAGCAGGCTGAGTGAACAGGCCGATGTGCTTGATGAATTGAATACGATTGTAAAGGAAGAGCAGGTTGATGCCATTGTCATGGCGGGGGACGCGTTTGATACCGTCAACCCGCCTGCTTTAGCCGAGCAGCTGTTTTATGAAAGCCTGTCCGCGCTCAGCGACAGGGGAAAGCGCCCGATCGTTGTCATTGCCGGAAACCACGATAATCCCGACCGTTTGTCCGCCGCTTCACCGCTGACACATGAAAACGGCATTTATTTAATCGGCTATCCGACGACAGAACCGCTTCATATTGAAGTTCCTTCAGCAGGGGAGCTTTTGGCGGTCGGAGCGCTGGCGTACCCATCTGAAGCGCGGTTAAATGAAGTGCTTTCCGATACATTTGATGAAAAGCTGCTCCGTGATCATTATGACGTGAAAATCAGGCAGGCGTTTGAGCATATGACAAGCCGGTTCCGCAACGACGCAGTGAAGGTTGCCGCCAGCCATATTTATGTCGCAGGCGGAAACCAAACGGATTCAGAGCGGCCGATTGAAGTCGGCGGCGCTTATACGGTGGCTGCTGAAAGCCTGCCGGCGGATGCCGCTTATGTGGCGCTCGGCCATTTGCATCGGCCGCAAACGATCAAGCGGGCGCGGACGCTTGCGCGTTATTCAGGCTCTCCGCTCGCTTACAGCTTTTCAGAAGCGGGCTACGCCAAATCAGTGACGATCGTGGACGCGAAGCCGGGGGAAGAGGCCTCTTGGCACGAGGTGTTATTATCGAGCGGCAAGCCGCTTGTGAAGTGGAAAGCGGCAAATGGCTTAAGCGAGGTGTACAGCTGGCTGGATGAAGGCAGGGACCAGAATGCCTGGATTGACCTTGAAATCCGTGTGGCGGACCAGCTGTCACTTGAAGAAATCCATAGGCTGCGGAAGGCGCACCCGGGTTTTATCCATATCAGGCCGGTTTTTGAAGAACAGAACAAAGACCGGGAGCGGGTCGAGGTCAAGCATGTATCAATCGAAGACCGCTTTAAGACATTTTATGAAAAACAAACTGGCGGCGCGGTGCCGGATGAAGAAATGGTGAAGCTGTTTTTAGAGCTGGCATCAGGTGTTGAAGAGGAGGATGCGACATGA